A stretch of the Pseudorasbora parva isolate DD20220531a chromosome 13, ASM2467924v1, whole genome shotgun sequence genome encodes the following:
- the prlhr2a gene encoding prolactin releasing hormone receptor 2a, protein MDGSGGEWLSTPVPSSCMENVTMENSSVGQIYEVVLQSTNTTKWNPQFVDVELLQSFKPLIIPCYALVVLVGVFGNYLLLYVICHTKKMHNVTNFFIGNLAFSDMLMCATCVPFTLAYAFNPRGWVFGRFMCYLVFLIQPVTVYVSVFTLTAIGVDRYYATVHPLKKRISVLACTYLLSGIWILSCGLVAPAVAHTYHVEFKDEGFTICEEFWMGQERERLVYGYSMLFITYVLPLSALCISYLCISVKLRNCVVPGHRTQSQAEAQRARKRKTFRLVSLVVAAFGICWLPLSVFNVLRDIDIDLIDKRYFLLIQLLCHLCGMSSSCCNPFLYAWLHDRFRAELRKMFTCHKRIGIGIPANNCATASVVL, encoded by the exons ATGGATGGCAGTGGTGGTGAATGGCTCAGCACTCCCGTGCCCTCGTCTTGCATGGAAAACGTTACCATGGAAAATTCCAGCGTGGGTCAAATCTATGAGGTCGTGCTGCAGTCGACGAACACGACTAAGTGGAATCCACAGTTTGTTGACGTGGAGCTCCTTCAGTCTTTCAAACCTCTCATCATCCCCTGCTACGCTCTTGTGGTTCTGGTGGGAGTTTTCGGGAACTATCTGCTGCTTTACGTCATCTGCCACACCAAAAAAATGCACAATGTAACCAACTTCTTTATCGGTAACCTGGCCTTTTCCGACATGCTGATGTGTGCCACCTGTGTGCCCTTTACCCTGGCGTATGCTTTTAATCCTCGCGGGTGGGTTTTTGGAAGATTCATGTGCTACCTGGTGTTCCTCATTCAGCCTGTGACCGTGTATGTGTCAGTGTTCACACTGACAGCCATCGGAGTGGATAG ATATTATGCTACAGTTCATCCACTGAAGAAACGCATATCAGTTCTGGCCTGCACGTACCTTCTGTCTGGGATCTGGATTCTGTCATGTGGTCTGGTAGCTCCTGCTGTGGCCCACACATACCATGTGGAGTTCAAGGACGAAGGTTTCACCATCTGCGAGGAGTTCTGGATGGGTCAGGAGAGAGAGCGACTAGTCTATGGTTACAGCATGCTCTTCATCACCTATGTTCTTCCACTGTCTGCTCTTTGCATCTCTTATTTGTGCATTTCGGTGAAGCTTCGCAATTGCGTGGTGCCGGGTCATCGTACCCAGAGCCAAGCGGAAGCCCAGCGGGCTCGGAAACGCAAGACGTTTCGCCTGGTGTCCTTGGTCGTCGCTGCTTTTGGGATCTGTTGGCTGCCACTTAGCGTCTTCAATGTTCTTCGGGACATTGATATAGACCTGATCGACAAGCGCTACTTCCTGTTGATCCAGCTTTTGTGTCACTTGTGTGGAATGAGTTCATCTTGTTGTAACCCATTTTTATACGCATGGCTGCATGATCGTTTCAGGGCGGAACTGCGGAAGATGTTTACCTGCCATAAACGGATTGGCATCGGGATTCCTGCTAACAACTGCGCCACGGCTAGCGTGGTTCTCTGA